Proteins encoded within one genomic window of Bacillus sp. 1NLA3E:
- the deoC gene encoding deoxyribose-phosphate aldolase, whose amino-acid sequence MSNNVAAMIDHTLLKADAKKEQIELLCKEAKEYKFASVCVNPTWVRYASEQLKDSSVKVCTVIGFPLGASTTETKAFETKNAIENGAEEVDMVINISALKDGNDDLVENDIRAVVSAAKGKALTKVIIETSLLTDDEKVRACQIAVKAGTDFVKTSTGFSTGGASVEDIALMRKTVGPEIGVKASGGVRNTSDAQSMIAAGATRIGASSGVAIVNGLTSDAEY is encoded by the coding sequence ATGTCTAATAATGTTGCAGCAATGATTGATCATACCCTATTAAAAGCTGATGCAAAAAAAGAACAAATTGAACTGTTATGTAAGGAAGCGAAGGAATATAAGTTTGCTTCTGTTTGTGTAAACCCAACATGGGTGAGATACGCAAGCGAACAATTAAAAGATAGCTCCGTTAAGGTATGCACCGTAATTGGTTTCCCACTTGGGGCATCAACAACCGAAACAAAAGCATTTGAAACAAAAAATGCAATTGAAAATGGTGCTGAAGAAGTAGACATGGTTATCAATATTAGTGCGTTAAAAGATGGAAATGACGACTTAGTAGAGAATGATATTCGTGCCGTAGTGAGTGCTGCAAAAGGCAAAGCTTTGACAAAAGTCATCATCGAAACTAGTTTACTTACAGATGATGAGAAGGTACGAGCTTGTCAAATTGCTGTTAAGGCCGGAACAGACTTTGTTAAAACCTCTACAGGTTTTTCTACTGGAGGAGCTAGTGTGGAAGATATCGCACTAATGAGAAAAACGGTAGGACCTGAAATTGGTGTAAAGGCTTCAGGTGGAGTTAGAAATACGAGCGATGCCCAGAGTATGATTGCTGCTGGTGCAACTAGAATTGGCGCAAGCTCGGGTGTAGCAATTGTAAACGGCTTAACGAGTGATGCAGAATATTAA
- the mtaB gene encoding tRNA (N(6)-L-threonylcarbamoyladenosine(37)-C(2))-methylthiotransferase MtaB, translating into MPTVAFHTLGCKVNHYETEAIWQLFKEQGYERVEFETTSDVYIINTCTVTNTGDKKSRQIIRRAVRKNPDAVICVTGCYAQTSPAEILAIPGVDVVVGTQDRVKMLDFIEQYKQERQPINGVRNIMKSRVYEELDVPAFTDRTRASLKIQEGCNNFCTFCIIPWARGLMRSRDPKEVVRQAQQLVDAGYKEIVLTGIHTGGYGEDMKDYNLAMLLQDLEKEVKGLKRLRISSIEASQITDEVIEAIKNSNIIVRHLHIPLQSGSNSVLKRMRRKYTMEFFAERLDRLKEVLPGLAITSDVIVGFPGETEEEFMETYNFIEEHQFSELHVFPYSKRTGTPAARMEDQVDEEVKNDRVHRLISLSDQLAKEYASQFEGEVLEVIPEEKHHENDESPLYTGYADNYLKVVFAGTEAMIGKIVKVKITKVGYPYNEGQFIRVLNDDIVQEEEAAI; encoded by the coding sequence ATGCCTACAGTAGCGTTTCATACACTTGGATGTAAGGTAAACCATTATGAAACAGAAGCGATTTGGCAATTATTTAAAGAACAGGGCTATGAGCGGGTGGAGTTTGAAACAACATCCGATGTTTATATTATCAATACATGTACCGTAACGAATACCGGCGATAAGAAAAGTCGTCAAATTATTCGTCGTGCTGTGAGGAAGAACCCAGATGCTGTCATTTGTGTTACTGGATGTTATGCACAGACTTCACCAGCAGAAATCTTGGCAATCCCTGGTGTTGATGTTGTCGTTGGAACACAGGATCGTGTCAAAATGCTAGATTTCATTGAACAATATAAGCAAGAGCGCCAGCCTATTAATGGTGTCAGAAATATTATGAAAAGCCGTGTTTATGAAGAGTTGGATGTTCCTGCTTTTACAGACCGGACTCGTGCTTCTTTGAAAATTCAAGAAGGCTGCAACAATTTTTGTACCTTCTGTATTATTCCTTGGGCACGTGGCTTGATGCGTTCACGTGATCCAAAAGAGGTTGTACGTCAAGCACAACAGCTCGTTGATGCTGGCTATAAAGAAATTGTCTTAACTGGTATTCACACCGGTGGATATGGTGAAGATATGAAGGATTATAACTTGGCCATGCTTTTACAAGACCTTGAAAAAGAAGTAAAAGGCTTAAAGCGCCTCCGTATTTCTTCTATTGAGGCCAGCCAAATTACCGATGAGGTTATTGAAGCAATCAAAAATTCTAATATTATTGTTCGTCACCTCCATATTCCACTACAATCAGGCTCTAATTCTGTTTTAAAAAGGATGCGCCGTAAATATACCATGGAGTTTTTTGCAGAGCGTTTGGACCGCTTAAAAGAGGTTCTACCAGGTTTAGCAATTACCTCTGATGTAATTGTTGGCTTTCCAGGCGAAACAGAAGAGGAATTTATGGAGACCTATAACTTTATCGAAGAACATCAATTTTCTGAGCTTCATGTTTTCCCATATTCCAAGCGAACAGGGACTCCTGCTGCACGGATGGAGGACCAAGTTGACGAGGAAGTGAAAAATGATCGAGTTCATCGACTCATTTCTCTTTCTGATCAATTGGCAAAAGAATATGCTTCGCAATTTGAAGGGGAAGTTCTTGAGGTTATTCCAGAAGAAAAACATCACGAAAACGATGAGAGTCCTTTATACACTGGCTACGCGGACAATTACCTAAAAGTAGTCTTTGCCGGAACAGAGGCAATGATCGGGAAAATTGTCAAAGTTAAAATTACCAAGGTGGGCTATCCATACAACGAAGGTCAATTCATTCGGGTATTGAATGATGATATAGTCCAGGAAGAAGAAGCTGCAATTTAA
- a CDS encoding 16S rRNA (uracil(1498)-N(3))-methyltransferase, with the protein MQRYFVNTNPETNRFTINGDDYHHIARVMRMKSGETIVCVTKEGKSAVCQIAEITDEQVVANVVKWEDETTELPIKVSIASGLPKGDKLEWIIQKGTELGATDFVPFLASRSIVKWDEKKAKKKVERWQKIAKEAAEQSYRSKIPQVFSPVHIKTLLEQAANYDFKLVAYEEEAKQGEVAVLAKTLSEIKAGQSLLMVFGPEGGLSTQEISLLKENGFSVCGLGPRILRTETAPLYFLSAVSYHKELLR; encoded by the coding sequence TTGCAACGTTATTTTGTAAATACCAACCCCGAAACCAATCGTTTTACGATTAATGGTGATGACTATCACCATATTGCTCGTGTGATGAGAATGAAATCAGGCGAAACAATTGTGTGTGTTACCAAAGAAGGCAAAAGTGCAGTTTGTCAAATTGCAGAAATTACCGATGAACAAGTGGTGGCAAACGTTGTAAAATGGGAAGATGAGACAACTGAGCTTCCAATAAAAGTATCTATTGCGAGCGGATTGCCAAAAGGGGATAAGCTTGAGTGGATTATTCAAAAGGGCACAGAGCTTGGTGCAACGGATTTTGTTCCCTTTCTTGCATCTCGCTCCATTGTCAAATGGGATGAAAAGAAAGCGAAAAAAAAGGTTGAACGGTGGCAAAAAATTGCCAAAGAGGCAGCGGAACAATCCTATCGCAGCAAGATACCGCAAGTTTTTTCTCCAGTCCACATAAAAACACTCCTTGAACAGGCTGCGAATTATGATTTTAAACTAGTGGCCTATGAAGAAGAGGCAAAGCAAGGCGAAGTTGCAGTGTTAGCTAAAACGCTTAGTGAAATTAAGGCGGGACAGTCACTGCTAATGGTTTTTGGTCCAGAGGGCGGGCTTTCTACACAGGAAATCTCATTGCTGAAAGAAAATGGGTTTTCTGTTTGCGGACTTGGCCCCCGTATATTAAGAACGGAAACAGCACCCCTTTATTTTTTATCAGCGGTGTCTTATCATAAAGAATTATTGAGGTGA
- the prmA gene encoding 50S ribosomal protein L11 methyltransferase, with protein MKWSELSIHTTNEAIEPISNILHEAGASGVVIEDPFELSKERVDRFGEIYQLNPDDYPEEGVIIKAYIPINSFLGETVEEIKDAINNLILFNIDIGKNNVTISEVNEEEWATAWKKYYNPVKISERFTIVPTWENYTPVGSDELIIELDPGMAFGTGTHPTTVMCVQSLESTIKSGDNVIDVGTGTGVLSIAAALLGAEKVTALDLDEVAVQSASLNIKLNKVKDFVTVAQNNLLDGIVGPVDIVVANILAEVILRFTDDVARVVKKGGYFIASGIIQQKKEQVKDGIINAGFTIEETLVMEDWVAIIAKKN; from the coding sequence ATGAAATGGTCAGAGCTTAGTATTCATACAACAAATGAAGCTATTGAGCCAATCTCAAATATTTTACACGAAGCAGGCGCCAGTGGCGTTGTAATCGAGGATCCCTTTGAGCTAAGTAAGGAAAGGGTGGATCGATTCGGTGAAATCTACCAACTCAATCCTGATGATTATCCCGAGGAAGGGGTTATTATCAAAGCCTATATTCCGATTAACAGTTTTCTAGGGGAAACAGTTGAGGAAATTAAGGATGCAATTAATAATTTAATTCTTTTTAATATTGATATTGGAAAAAATAATGTGACTATCAGTGAAGTAAACGAGGAAGAATGGGCTACTGCTTGGAAAAAGTATTATAATCCTGTTAAAATTTCTGAACGGTTTACGATTGTTCCAACCTGGGAAAACTATACTCCTGTAGGCAGTGACGAGCTAATTATCGAATTGGACCCAGGAATGGCATTTGGTACAGGTACCCATCCAACCACTGTGATGTGTGTACAGTCCCTTGAAAGTACTATTAAATCTGGTGACAATGTCATTGATGTCGGGACCGGAACAGGAGTTTTAAGCATTGCTGCAGCACTATTGGGAGCGGAAAAGGTGACGGCATTAGATTTAGATGAAGTCGCAGTTCAGTCTGCATCGCTAAATATTAAGCTTAACAAGGTAAAAGATTTTGTTACAGTGGCTCAAAATAACCTATTGGATGGGATTGTTGGACCAGTAGATATAGTTGTAGCTAATATTCTTGCTGAAGTGATCCTTCGCTTTACCGATGATGTTGCAAGAGTGGTCAAAAAGGGTGGTTACTTCATAGCTTCCGGGATTATTCAACAGAAAAAAGAGCAAGTGAAAGACGGGATCATAAACGCTGGGTTTACAATTGAAGAAACGCTAGTTATGGAAGACTGGGTAGCGATTATCGCCAAGAAGAATTAG
- the dnaJ gene encoding molecular chaperone DnaJ, translating to MNKRDYYEVLGISKSASKEEIKKAYRKLSKQFHPDINKEDDAADKFKEVKEAYEILSDEQKRAHYDQFGHTDPNQGFGGSDFGGGGFGGFEDIFNTFFGGGGGGSRRRDPNAPRQGADLQYTMTLKFEEAVFGKETDIEIPREEECETCHGSGAKPGTNPETCPHCHGAGQLNVEQNTPFGRIVNRRTCHHCNGTGKLIKNKCSTCGGAGKVKKRRKIHVKIPAGIDDGQQLRVTGQGEGGINGGPSGDLYVVFHVRDHEFFERDGEDIYCEMPITFSQAALGDDIEIPTLHGKVKLKVPAGTQTGTKFRLKGKGVPNVRGYGVGDQHVIVRIITPSKLSDKQKQLLREFSEASGKAPNGSHEESIFSKVKRAFKGE from the coding sequence ATGAATAAACGAGATTACTATGAAGTTCTTGGAATTAGTAAAAGTGCATCAAAGGAAGAAATAAAGAAGGCTTATCGAAAGCTATCAAAACAATTTCACCCTGATATAAATAAAGAAGATGATGCAGCCGATAAATTTAAAGAAGTAAAAGAAGCGTATGAAATATTGAGCGATGAGCAGAAACGTGCCCATTACGATCAATTTGGCCATACTGACCCAAATCAAGGTTTCGGTGGCAGCGATTTTGGCGGTGGCGGTTTCGGTGGATTTGAAGATATCTTCAATACCTTTTTTGGTGGAGGAGGCGGAGGATCAAGACGTCGTGATCCTAACGCACCACGACAAGGTGCTGATTTGCAATATACGATGACACTAAAGTTTGAAGAAGCAGTATTTGGCAAAGAAACTGACATCGAAATCCCACGGGAAGAAGAATGTGAAACCTGCCACGGTTCGGGTGCTAAACCTGGGACAAACCCAGAAACCTGTCCACATTGCCATGGTGCTGGTCAGCTTAATGTCGAACAAAACACACCTTTTGGAAGAATTGTTAATAGAAGAACTTGTCACCATTGTAACGGAACAGGAAAATTAATTAAGAATAAATGTTCTACATGCGGTGGAGCAGGTAAAGTGAAAAAACGTCGGAAAATTCATGTGAAAATCCCTGCTGGTATTGATGATGGTCAACAACTAAGAGTTACCGGTCAAGGTGAAGGCGGTATAAATGGTGGGCCTTCTGGGGATTTATATGTAGTGTTCCACGTTCGGGACCATGAGTTTTTTGAACGTGATGGGGAAGATATTTACTGTGAAATGCCAATTACCTTTTCACAGGCCGCCCTTGGGGATGATATCGAGATTCCAACCTTGCATGGCAAAGTAAAATTAAAAGTCCCTGCAGGTACTCAGACAGGTACGAAGTTTAGACTTAAGGGTAAAGGTGTTCCGAATGTAAGAGGTTATGGTGTTGGAGACCAGCATGTAATCGTTCGAATTATTACCCCATCTAAATTATCGGATAAGCAGAAACAACTTCTTCGAGAATTTTCTGAAGCTAGCGGTAAGGCACCAAATGGCAGTCATGAAGAGAGTATTTTTTCAAAAGTTAAGCGCGCCTTTAAAGGTGAATAA
- the dnaK gene encoding molecular chaperone DnaK, whose product MSKIIGIDLGTTNSCVAVLEGGEPKVIPNPEGNRTAPSVVAFKNGERQVGEVAKRQAITNPNTIMSIKRHMGTNFKVEVEGKEYSPQEVSAIILQYLKSYAEDYLGEPVTKAVITVPAYFNDAERQATKDAGKIAGLDVERIINEPTAAALAYGLDKMHEDQTILVYDLGGGTFDVSILELGDGVFEVKSTAGDNRLGGDDFDQVIINYLVDQFKKENSIDLSKDKMALQRLKDAAEKAKKDLSGVTSTQISLPFITAGEAGPLHLEIPLTRAKFDELTAHLVERTMGPTRQALRDAGLSASGIDKVILVGGSTRIPAVVEAIRKETGQEPHKGVNPDEVVAMGAAIQGGVISGDVKDVVLLDVTPLSLGIETMGAVFTKLIDRNTTIPTSKSQVFSTAADSQTAVDIHVLQGERPMASDNKTLGRFQLSDIPPAPRGIPQIEVTFDIDKNGIVNVRAKDLGTNKEQTITIKSSTGLSDEEIQKMVREAEENADADKKRKEEVELRNEADQLVFTTEKTLKDLEGKVDAGEVAQANEAKDALKAAIEKNDLDEIKTKKDALQELVQNLTVKLYEEAAKQAQAAQGAQGQDGKGKDDNVVDAEFEEVNDDK is encoded by the coding sequence ATGAGTAAAATTATTGGTATTGATTTAGGAACCACAAACTCTTGTGTTGCCGTATTAGAAGGCGGAGAACCAAAAGTTATTCCAAATCCAGAAGGCAATCGCACAGCGCCATCTGTAGTTGCATTTAAAAATGGAGAACGTCAAGTAGGGGAAGTAGCAAAGCGTCAAGCTATTACAAATCCTAATACGATTATGTCGATAAAACGTCATATGGGTACGAATTTTAAAGTTGAAGTAGAAGGAAAGGAATACTCTCCACAAGAGGTTTCAGCTATCATCCTTCAATACTTAAAATCTTACGCGGAAGACTATCTAGGAGAGCCAGTAACAAAAGCGGTAATTACAGTTCCTGCTTATTTTAACGATGCTGAACGTCAAGCAACAAAAGATGCTGGGAAAATTGCTGGTCTAGATGTTGAACGTATTATCAATGAGCCAACTGCTGCGGCTTTAGCGTATGGGTTAGATAAGATGCATGAAGATCAAACGATTCTTGTTTATGACCTTGGTGGTGGTACATTTGACGTATCCATTCTTGAATTAGGCGATGGAGTTTTTGAAGTAAAATCTACTGCAGGTGATAATCGTCTAGGTGGGGATGATTTCGACCAAGTTATTATTAATTACTTAGTAGATCAATTCAAAAAGGAAAATAGCATTGACCTTTCTAAGGATAAAATGGCATTGCAACGTCTTAAGGATGCTGCTGAAAAAGCGAAAAAAGACTTGTCTGGAGTAACTTCTACACAAATCTCTTTACCGTTTATCACTGCGGGAGAAGCTGGACCATTACATCTTGAAATTCCATTAACAAGAGCAAAGTTTGATGAACTTACTGCTCATTTAGTAGAAAGAACTATGGGACCAACTCGTCAAGCTTTAAGGGACGCAGGACTTTCTGCATCTGGAATTGACAAAGTTATTCTTGTAGGTGGATCTACTCGTATTCCAGCTGTTGTCGAAGCAATTCGTAAAGAAACTGGCCAGGAGCCTCATAAAGGGGTTAACCCGGATGAAGTAGTGGCTATGGGTGCTGCTATTCAAGGTGGAGTTATTTCTGGAGATGTAAAGGATGTTGTTTTACTAGACGTAACACCTTTATCTCTTGGGATTGAAACTATGGGTGCTGTATTTACCAAGCTAATTGATCGTAATACAACCATTCCAACATCAAAATCCCAAGTGTTCTCAACGGCAGCTGATAGTCAAACTGCAGTTGATATCCACGTTCTTCAAGGGGAACGCCCAATGGCTTCTGATAATAAAACTTTAGGACGCTTCCAATTATCGGATATTCCACCAGCTCCAAGAGGAATTCCGCAAATTGAAGTTACCTTCGATATTGATAAAAACGGGATTGTAAATGTTCGTGCAAAAGATCTTGGCACAAACAAAGAACAGACAATCACGATTAAATCTTCAACAGGCTTATCTGATGAGGAGATTCAAAAAATGGTAAGAGAAGCTGAAGAAAATGCGGATGCTGATAAGAAACGTAAGGAAGAAGTTGAACTTCGAAACGAAGCAGATCAGCTCGTATTTACAACTGAGAAAACATTAAAAGATCTTGAAGGCAAAGTGGATGCTGGTGAAGTAGCACAAGCCAACGAGGCGAAAGATGCTCTCAAAGCTGCAATTGAGAAAAATGACTTGGACGAAATTAAAACCAAGAAAGACGCTTTACAAGAGCTTGTTCAAAACTTGACTGTGAAGCTTTATGAAGAGGCTGCTAAGCAAGCTCAAGCTGCTCAAGGCGCTCAAGGTCAAGATGGAAAAGGCAAAGATGATAATGTAGTCGATGCCGAGTTTGAAGAAGTTAACGACGATAAATAA
- the grpE gene encoding nucleotide exchange factor GrpE — translation MTQEQNLKNEEVVEEQQTEETVETIFAETDDSEVVVESGTEKELEEAKTKIAELEGQLETSENRYLRLQADFDNFRRRSRQEIEASEKYRAQNLITDILPAIDNFERALSMTVENEQTKSLQQGIEMVYNNLLDALKKEGVEPIEAVGQEFNPHLHQAVMQVEDANFGSNVVVEEFQKGYVLKDRVIRPSMVKVNQ, via the coding sequence ATGACACAGGAACAGAATCTTAAAAATGAAGAAGTTGTTGAAGAACAACAAACAGAGGAAACGGTCGAAACCATTTTTGCTGAAACAGACGACTCAGAAGTTGTTGTGGAATCTGGAACAGAAAAAGAGTTAGAAGAAGCAAAAACGAAAATTGCCGAGCTTGAAGGGCAGTTAGAGACTTCAGAAAACCGTTATCTTCGTCTTCAAGCTGACTTTGATAATTTCCGCCGCCGTTCAAGACAAGAAATTGAGGCGAGCGAAAAATATAGAGCACAAAACTTAATTACTGATATTTTACCTGCCATTGACAACTTTGAAAGAGCCCTTTCGATGACAGTTGAAAATGAACAAACAAAATCATTGCAACAAGGGATAGAAATGGTATATAACAACTTGCTAGATGCCTTGAAAAAGGAAGGTGTTGAACCAATTGAAGCCGTTGGTCAAGAGTTCAATCCTCATCTTCACCAGGCTGTGATGCAAGTTGAAGATGCAAATTTTGGATCTAATGTTGTTGTAGAAGAGTTCCAAAAGGGTTATGTCCTTAAGGATCGAGTTATTCGTCCATCAATGGTGAAAGTAAATCAATAA
- the hrcA gene encoding heat-inducible transcriptional repressor HrcA, giving the protein MLTDRQVLIFQVIVDDFIRSAQPIGSRSLSKKEEISFSSATIRNEMADLEEMGFIEKTHTSSGRIPSEKGYRFYVDHLLSPPVLETGDVTKVKSIFAERIYELEKIVQKSARILSELTNYTSIVLGPAVRENKLKKIQIIPLYNDTAIAIIVTDTGHVENRMFHLPATMDTSEIEKLVNILNERLVGVPIVDLNEKIYKEVASLLRQHIYQYDSMLSTIADTFKLPTSNKLFFGGKTNMLRQPEFHDIEKIRSLMNMIEQEDGIYDLIQRNPIGINVKIGRENNNSAMENCSLITATYSVGTEQLGSIAILGPTRMEYSRVISLLKMLTGDLSTVLSKLYQNN; this is encoded by the coding sequence TTGCTAACAGATCGTCAAGTATTGATATTCCAAGTAATTGTTGATGACTTTATTCGATCTGCACAACCAATCGGCTCAAGAAGTTTGTCAAAAAAGGAGGAAATTTCCTTTAGTTCGGCGACCATTCGAAATGAGATGGCTGACCTAGAAGAAATGGGGTTTATTGAGAAAACCCATACCTCATCAGGTAGAATTCCTTCTGAAAAGGGCTATCGTTTTTATGTTGACCATTTGCTGTCTCCACCCGTTTTAGAGACTGGTGATGTGACTAAGGTAAAGTCGATTTTTGCCGAAAGAATTTACGAACTTGAAAAAATCGTTCAAAAGTCGGCTAGGATTTTATCTGAATTAACCAATTACACGTCTATCGTACTAGGGCCAGCAGTCAGGGAAAATAAATTAAAAAAAATCCAAATTATCCCTTTATACAATGATACAGCGATTGCGATTATTGTGACTGATACAGGGCATGTTGAAAATCGGATGTTTCACTTACCGGCAACGATGGACACAAGTGAAATTGAGAAACTGGTCAATATTTTAAATGAACGTTTAGTCGGTGTGCCGATTGTTGATTTAAATGAAAAAATATATAAAGAAGTCGCATCACTTTTGCGTCAGCATATTTATCAATATGATTCCATGCTGAGTACAATTGCCGATACATTTAAGCTTCCTACATCAAATAAGTTGTTTTTCGGTGGGAAAACGAATATGTTAAGACAACCAGAATTTCATGACATCGAAAAAATTCGTAGCTTAATGAATATGATCGAGCAAGAGGATGGGATTTATGATCTAATCCAAAGGAATCCTATTGGGATTAATGTCAAGATAGGCAGAGAAAATAACAACTCAGCGATGGAAAACTGCAGTTTAATTACTGCCACCTACTCAGTTGGTACAGAACAACTTGGATCGATTGCAATTCTTGGACCAACTCGGATGGAGTACTCCCGGGTGATCAGCTTGTTGAAAATGCTTACGGGCGATCTTTCCACGGTTTTATCAAAGCTGTATCAAAATAACTGA
- the hemW gene encoding radical SAM family heme chaperone HemW, with translation MINAAYLHIPFCEHICHYCDFNKVFLKGQPVTEYLLAMEQEIKLTFEQNSPPDRLKTIFVGGGTPTALTEQQLLLFCEIIKNNLPFDHETEFTFEANPGDLSKEKFQILKQAGVNRISFGVQTFNNELLKRIGRTHRAEDVFKSVELAKETGFENISVDLIYSLPGQTIQDFKQTLSKAFSLDITHYSGYSLIIEPKTVFYNLLSKGKLPTQSEDIETEMYEILMDEMDKNGFNQYEISNFGLPGFESKHNLTYWNNESYYGFGAGAHSYVNGSRRSNYGPLKKYMDPIKRGQLPILDNHEVTKREAIEEEMFLGLRKIAGVSLSHFREKFAEDPLALFQDEIADLLNRGLIEINHDMIFLTKQGKFLGNEVFQSFI, from the coding sequence ATGATAAATGCTGCGTATCTTCATATCCCATTTTGTGAACATATTTGCCACTATTGTGATTTTAATAAAGTATTTCTCAAAGGTCAGCCAGTAACCGAGTATTTATTAGCAATGGAACAAGAAATCAAATTGACTTTTGAACAAAACTCACCCCCAGATAGGCTAAAGACGATCTTTGTAGGGGGAGGAACCCCAACTGCCTTAACCGAGCAGCAACTTCTCTTGTTTTGTGAAATTATTAAAAACAATCTCCCTTTTGATCATGAAACGGAATTTACATTTGAAGCAAATCCGGGTGACTTATCAAAGGAAAAGTTTCAAATACTAAAACAAGCAGGTGTTAATCGGATTAGTTTTGGTGTACAAACCTTTAACAATGAACTTTTAAAGAGGATTGGCAGAACTCATCGAGCAGAAGATGTATTTAAGTCGGTCGAGCTTGCAAAGGAAACGGGATTTGAAAATATTAGTGTCGACTTGATTTATAGTTTGCCGGGTCAAACAATCCAAGATTTTAAACAAACTTTGTCTAAAGCATTTTCTCTAGATATTACTCACTACTCTGGATACTCACTAATTATTGAGCCAAAAACAGTATTTTATAATTTATTAAGTAAAGGTAAGCTCCCGACTCAGAGTGAAGACATTGAAACAGAAATGTATGAAATATTGATGGATGAAATGGATAAGAATGGGTTTAATCAATATGAAATAAGTAACTTTGGTCTGCCGGGGTTTGAGAGTAAACATAATCTAACTTACTGGAATAATGAGTCGTATTATGGATTTGGTGCGGGAGCACATAGCTATGTTAATGGGAGTCGACGTTCAAATTATGGTCCGTTAAAAAAGTATATGGACCCGATTAAACGTGGGCAGCTGCCCATCTTAGATAATCATGAGGTAACTAAGCGGGAGGCAATTGAAGAGGAGATGTTTCTTGGTTTAAGAAAAATTGCAGGAGTATCTTTGTCGCATTTTCGCGAGAAATTTGCTGAAGATCCGTTGGCGTTATTTCAGGATGAAATTGCTGACTTACTAAACAGAGGGTTAATTGAAATTAATCATGACATGATTTTTTTAACAAAACAGGGTAAGTTTCTTGGTAACGAGGTATTTCAATCTTTTATTTGA